One window from the genome of Amycolatopsis sp. NBC_01480 encodes:
- a CDS encoding cytochrome P450: MTTPAVTLPSYDLFSPEAQRDPMPLLHRVRAESPVCWVPELGAYLVTRHADVVAALRDQRLISGNLTQGLDQLSAAEQAELMPMRKSVELWMGHTNEEDHVRFQHLLKRYFTPAMVNGLRPRVREFTNELLDAAADAGKMDVVEDLAYPLPANIIAEMLGMPISDRERLQAWSRDILSIFLIADVDKLRVSQRSVLEMQDYLRVLVADRRKDPRDDLLTMFVEAERDGKVNEDEIVANCLLLLFAGHETTANLIANGLVLLFENPDQLALLKSRPELMPSAVEEMMRCDGPAGMISRVSGEPVEIAGHAFPAGERFYLGLNASNRDPEVFADPDRFDITRKPNHHMGFSMGATYCLGAALARVETGECLLTVLERYPDIRADYETPDWSPVMPLGHHLDSLAVRF, encoded by the coding sequence ATGACGACGCCAGCCGTGACGCTCCCGTCCTACGATCTGTTCAGCCCGGAGGCGCAGCGTGATCCGATGCCGCTGCTGCACCGGGTCCGCGCGGAGAGCCCGGTCTGCTGGGTGCCGGAACTCGGCGCGTACCTGGTCACCCGGCACGCGGACGTCGTGGCGGCGCTGCGGGATCAGCGGCTCATCTCCGGCAACCTGACGCAGGGCCTCGACCAGCTGAGCGCGGCCGAGCAGGCCGAGCTGATGCCGATGCGCAAGTCGGTCGAGCTGTGGATGGGGCACACCAACGAGGAGGACCACGTCCGGTTTCAGCACCTGCTGAAGCGGTACTTCACCCCGGCGATGGTGAACGGCCTGCGCCCGCGCGTGCGCGAGTTCACCAACGAGCTGCTCGACGCCGCGGCGGACGCCGGGAAGATGGACGTGGTCGAGGACCTGGCCTATCCGTTGCCCGCCAACATCATCGCCGAAATGCTCGGCATGCCCATCTCCGATCGTGAACGGCTTCAGGCGTGGTCGCGGGACATCCTGTCGATCTTCCTGATCGCGGACGTCGACAAGCTCCGGGTGAGCCAGCGCAGTGTGCTGGAGATGCAGGACTACCTGCGGGTTCTGGTGGCCGACCGGCGGAAGGACCCCCGCGACGACCTGCTGACGATGTTCGTCGAGGCCGAGCGGGACGGCAAGGTGAACGAGGACGAGATCGTCGCGAACTGCCTCCTGCTGTTGTTCGCCGGGCACGAGACCACGGCGAACCTGATCGCCAACGGCCTGGTGCTGCTGTTCGAGAACCCGGATCAGCTGGCGCTGCTGAAATCCCGCCCCGAGCTGATGCCCTCGGCCGTCGAGGAGATGATGCGCTGCGACGGACCGGCCGGCATGATCTCCCGCGTCAGCGGCGAGCCGGTGGAGATCGCCGGGCATGCCTTCCCGGCCGGCGAGCGCTTCTACCTCGGGCTGAACGCGAGCAACCGCGACCCCGAGGTGTTCGCCGACCCGGACCGGTTCGACATCACCCGCAAACCCAATCACCACATGGGTTTCAGCATGGGCGCCACGTACTGCCTCGGCGCGGCGCTGGCCCGCGTGGAGACCGGCGAATGCCTTCTCACGGTGCTGGAGCGCTACCCCGACATCCGGGCCGACTACGAGACCCCGGACTGGAGCCCGGTCATGCCGCTGGGGCATCACCTGGACAGTTTGGCCGTGCGGTTCTGA
- a CDS encoding sugar phosphate isomerase/epimerase family protein has protein sequence MCGEEAEKFHSRRSVLRGAATAAVAVGAAVALPGVAAAAGAQHVPESESSGHGRNRVPVDKISIQLYSLRTALEADLPGTLSALADIGYRKVELAGTYGRTAKEFRGLLDQNHIRASSTHVGIDGDLDQTIADARVLGNTRANVPFAAFDTIQGWKDFGGRMDAAARAFLKAGIPLGYHNHAHEFAPIDGVLPYDVLRANTSKRLVHLEIDLFWAVDGGADPIEVYRKNFPRTTQYHVKDRTADGQMVDPGQGAIDFPRIFRATRPNLAEYIVEHDQPADPLKTAQNGFEYLRHVRF, from the coding sequence ATGTGCGGTGAAGAAGCCGAAAAGTTCCACTCCCGGCGCTCGGTCCTGCGGGGCGCGGCCACGGCGGCGGTCGCGGTCGGTGCCGCGGTCGCGTTGCCGGGTGTCGCGGCCGCGGCCGGTGCCCAGCACGTCCCGGAATCCGAAAGCTCCGGCCACGGCCGGAACCGCGTCCCGGTCGACAAGATCAGCATCCAGCTCTACTCCCTGCGTACGGCGCTGGAGGCCGATCTCCCCGGCACGCTGTCCGCGCTGGCGGACATCGGCTACCGGAAGGTCGAGCTGGCCGGGACCTACGGCCGCACGGCCAAGGAGTTCCGCGGCCTGCTGGACCAGAACCACATCCGGGCCTCGTCCACCCACGTCGGCATCGACGGCGACCTCGACCAGACCATCGCGGACGCCAGGGTGCTCGGGAACACCCGGGCCAACGTCCCGTTCGCGGCCTTCGACACGATTCAGGGCTGGAAGGACTTCGGCGGGCGGATGGACGCGGCCGCGCGCGCGTTCCTCAAGGCGGGGATCCCGCTCGGCTATCACAACCACGCCCACGAGTTCGCCCCGATCGACGGCGTGCTGCCGTACGACGTGCTGCGGGCGAACACCAGCAAGCGCCTGGTGCACCTGGAGATCGACCTGTTCTGGGCGGTGGACGGCGGGGCTGACCCGATCGAGGTGTACCGCAAGAACTTCCCGCGGACCACGCAGTACCACGTGAAGGACCGGACCGCGGACGGCCAGATGGTCGACCCGGGCCAGGGTGCCATCGACTTCCCGCGCATCTTCCGGGCCACCCGGCCGAACCTGGCCGAGTACATCGTCGAGCACGACCAGCCGGCCGACCCGCTGAAGACCGCGCAGAACGGCTTCGAGTACCTCCGCCACGTCCGCTTCTGA
- a CDS encoding multicopper oxidase domain-containing protein, with amino-acid sequence MDKKAKGGLSRRAVLAGAAAGVVAPVAVASAAGSSLAAAAGLTRQLTLYADYLPGTTRVGYGLEPGKPTIPGPLLEMYEGDTFEIELVNNTDQRLSIHPHGVLYDTKSDGSPFNDSFNNPGETKTYTWKTRAAYQAANGLWMPGSAGYWHYHDHAFGGDHGTVGLMKGLYGGLIVRKRGDLLPSKTFTVVFTEMWINHQTAPDTPVFEANLGQRVEFLCIGHGNLMHTFHLHAHRWADTRTGMLTSATDNAPVIDNKTLDPGNSFGFQVIAGDVVGPGAWMYHCHVQQHSDDGMSGVFLVRNADGGMPAGAQDAIDRFKGHHHGTAAAEPPTGPPPTVATDASAKTSMPGMADMPGMDMSGMDMTGHQH; translated from the coding sequence ATGGACAAGAAAGCCAAGGGCGGGCTGTCCCGCAGAGCGGTGCTGGCGGGGGCCGCGGCCGGCGTGGTGGCGCCGGTCGCCGTCGCCAGCGCCGCCGGGTCCTCGCTGGCCGCCGCGGCCGGGCTGACCCGCCAGCTCACGCTGTACGCCGACTACCTGCCCGGCACCACCCGGGTCGGCTACGGGCTCGAGCCCGGCAAGCCGACGATTCCCGGGCCGCTGCTGGAAATGTACGAGGGCGACACCTTCGAGATCGAGCTGGTGAACAACACCGACCAGCGGCTGTCGATCCACCCGCACGGCGTGCTCTACGACACGAAGTCCGACGGCTCGCCGTTCAACGACTCCTTCAACAACCCGGGGGAGACCAAGACCTACACCTGGAAGACCCGCGCCGCGTACCAGGCGGCGAACGGGCTGTGGATGCCCGGCAGCGCGGGCTACTGGCACTACCACGACCACGCGTTCGGCGGCGACCACGGCACGGTCGGGCTGATGAAGGGCCTCTACGGCGGCCTGATCGTGCGCAAGCGCGGGGACCTGCTGCCGAGCAAGACGTTCACCGTGGTGTTCACCGAGATGTGGATCAACCACCAGACCGCCCCGGACACCCCGGTCTTCGAGGCGAACCTGGGCCAGCGCGTGGAGTTCCTCTGCATCGGGCACGGCAACCTGATGCACACCTTCCACCTGCACGCGCACCGCTGGGCCGACACGCGCACCGGCATGCTCACCAGCGCCACCGACAACGCGCCGGTGATCGACAACAAGACCCTGGACCCGGGCAATTCGTTCGGCTTCCAGGTGATCGCGGGCGACGTCGTCGGCCCGGGCGCGTGGATGTACCACTGCCACGTCCAGCAGCATTCGGACGACGGCATGTCCGGCGTGTTCCTGGTGCGCAACGCCGACGGGGGTATGCCCGCCGGCGCACAGGACGCGATCGACCGGTTCAAGGGGCACCACCACGGGACCGCGGCGGCCGAACCGCCGACCGGTCCGCCGCCCACTGTGGCCACCGACGCGTCGGCCAAGACTTCGATGCCGGGCATGGCCGACATGCCGGGCATGGACATGTCCGGCATGGACATGACCGGGCACCAGCACTAG
- a CDS encoding YbaB/EbfC family nucleoid-associated protein, translating into MALTPERAELRHRLSELETGLGTARFTERPADSGVSAVVDGKGRLIEVRIEDAALRGAHPERIGPGIVTALAAARAKASTEAAARMAELTETAGGER; encoded by the coding sequence ATGGCGCTGACCCCGGAGCGGGCCGAATTGCGGCACCGGCTGTCCGAGCTGGAAACCGGACTGGGCACCGCCCGGTTCACCGAGCGGCCGGCCGACAGCGGTGTGTCCGCCGTGGTGGACGGCAAAGGCCGGCTGATCGAGGTGCGCATCGAGGACGCGGCGCTGCGCGGGGCGCACCCCGAGCGGATCGGGCCGGGCATCGTCACGGCGCTGGCCGCCGCTCGTGCCAAGGCGAGCACCGAAGCAGCGGCGCGGATGGCCGAGCTGACCGAGACCGCGGGAGGCGAGCGGTGA
- a CDS encoding sugar phosphate isomerase/epimerase family protein: protein MSRPITLFTGQWADLPFTEVCKLAGEWGYDGLEIACSGDHFEVDRALSEEDYVPGRLRLLAEHGLKVWAISNHLVGQAICDDPIDERHQAIIPSRVWGDGEPEGVRQRAAKEMADTARAAAKLGVDTVIGFTGSKTWKYVAMFPPVSQAVIDEGYQDFADRWNPILDVFDEVGVRFAHEVHPSEIAYDYWTTKRALEAVGNRPAFGLNWDPSHFIWQDLDPVGFILDFADRIYHVDCKDTRKRFDGRNGRLGSHLPWGDPRRGWDFVSTGHGDVPWEDCFRALNSIGYAGPISVEWEDAGMDRLRGAAEAVTYLRNLLFDKPSAAFDAAFSNQK, encoded by the coding sequence ATGAGCCGTCCGATCACCCTGTTCACCGGCCAGTGGGCGGACCTGCCGTTCACCGAGGTGTGCAAACTCGCCGGCGAATGGGGCTATGACGGCCTCGAGATCGCCTGCTCCGGCGACCACTTCGAGGTCGATCGCGCACTGTCCGAAGAGGACTATGTGCCGGGGCGGCTGCGGCTGCTGGCCGAGCACGGCCTCAAGGTGTGGGCCATCTCCAATCACCTGGTCGGGCAAGCGATCTGCGACGATCCGATCGACGAGCGCCACCAGGCCATCATCCCGTCGAGGGTGTGGGGCGACGGTGAGCCTGAAGGCGTCCGTCAGCGGGCGGCGAAGGAGATGGCCGACACCGCCCGCGCGGCCGCGAAACTCGGCGTGGACACGGTGATCGGCTTCACCGGCTCGAAGACCTGGAAGTACGTCGCGATGTTCCCGCCGGTCTCCCAGGCCGTGATCGACGAGGGCTACCAGGACTTCGCGGACCGGTGGAACCCGATCCTCGACGTCTTCGACGAGGTCGGCGTCCGGTTCGCGCACGAGGTGCACCCGTCGGAGATCGCCTACGACTACTGGACCACCAAGCGCGCGCTCGAAGCCGTCGGCAACCGGCCGGCGTTCGGGCTCAACTGGGATCCCTCGCACTTCATCTGGCAGGACCTCGACCCGGTCGGCTTCATCCTCGACTTCGCCGACCGGATCTACCACGTGGACTGCAAGGACACCCGCAAGCGGTTCGACGGCCGCAACGGCCGGCTCGGCTCGCACCTGCCGTGGGGCGATCCCCGGCGCGGCTGGGACTTCGTCTCGACCGGCCACGGCGACGTGCCGTGGGAGGACTGCTTCCGCGCGCTGAACTCGATCGGCTACGCCGGTCCGATCTCGGTGGAGTGGGAAGACGCCGGCATGGACCGGCTGCGGGGCGCGGCGGAAGCCGTGACCTATCTGCGGAATCTCCTGTTCGACAAGCCGTCGGCGGCCTTCGACGCGGCTTTCAGCAACCAGAAGTGA
- a CDS encoding ThuA domain-containing protein: protein MRRNVSQRWFRRRPLAVLAVGAVVAAGLPLTITPVAQAATNVPIDVLVFHGAAADQKDPVLRATDAITSLGQANGITVSSTSDPAVFSPAGLAKYRGVVFLSAQGVTLNHDQETSLQDYMKAGGGFLGLSDAARAQDGSQWFSGLIGARPAGSRPTVTVTASGENPPGEGKENLTDSNPDTKWLAFTPTGWVAYQLTAPAAVSSYDLVSANDYAGRDPKNWTLQGSNDGKTWTDLDTRTNETFAERLQSRTFTFTNTTAYSNYRLNITANGGEPLVQLADFKLATDPSTPPPPDPAPAKATVDVLDKLNPATADLPQKWERTDRWPNWEVNPVGTVHTVAQVEEAGYTPGAGANGPFHPISWCRDYDGGRSFYTGMGRTEASYGEAEFRAHLLGALKWTTGMVRGDCKAGIAANYKVERLTAKNQPGQLDQIGEPHGLTIAPDGKVFYIGRAACPTGPVVSWDDPNVGLGCGTIHQWDPVTKKPKLLTTLAVMGNRGGGDELVKNEEGLLGLSLDPKFSENGWMYAYWMPHDSIDRVKQVGKRTVSRFTYDLKNQTLDQATRKDLLSWEVQIHSCCHAGGGMDFDKDGNLYIGSGDNNSSQGSNGYSGNNWTQEYQGLSFQDARRTAGNTNNLGGKILRIHPEADGTYTIPAGNLFPVGQYPADKTRPEIYVMGVRNISRLHIDKKTNQLYAAWVGPDASSPSPELGPAKYETATIITEAGNQGWPYCMGNKQPYRDRSSTNAAELTGWYDCDNPVNTSPRNTGLVNLPPVKKNMIWYSPDGGGPVFPNRPNSAIPTYNAADATYTQPYLKGGGQAVMDGPTYHRDLVNTTSGSAWPAYWNDKWFIGDESNGANRIAVTVDPNGIPKQDPPLFAETLRQILPSGGGDQKLQSWMDAKFGPDGALYMLDYGSGFFTLDNNQKLLKISYIGGDATPAVAASSTMVQNKPLTTAFTGSKSGGVSYKWEFGDGAVSTQANPRHTYPATGLFTAKLTTTYANGETATTKTPVNVGCFIADPSPTVTIGDTDTAVPNRNAGGGCTADDLIDDESTWTSHAGFVNHVQQAVDALADRGVVNDAEADKLKAVAAASPIGNKGVTGYDAIYDGTAESFRNWSQAPSGEFTIQPDGSLKPSGGLGMLWYSAKQYGNFSVKLQFKDVAPTGSANSGVFVRFPDPRTPLEQRPPGSCGTVGSARTSQAWVAIYCGHEIQIYDGATGEPQKTGSVYNFDPQTLDHAGVTPKGTWSEYEVKVVGQHYTIIRNGAVINEFDNTPGQVSSRQGDPPTDLRQFVNGFIGLQNHSDNDLMEFRNIRVRQL from the coding sequence ATGAGACGAAACGTCTCGCAACGCTGGTTCCGCAGACGGCCGTTGGCCGTTTTGGCGGTCGGGGCAGTCGTCGCGGCGGGGCTGCCGTTGACGATCACGCCCGTGGCCCAGGCCGCGACGAACGTCCCGATCGACGTACTGGTCTTCCACGGCGCCGCCGCGGACCAGAAGGACCCGGTGCTGCGCGCCACGGACGCGATCACCAGTCTCGGCCAGGCGAACGGGATCACCGTGTCGTCCACTTCGGACCCGGCGGTGTTCAGCCCGGCGGGCCTGGCGAAGTACCGCGGCGTGGTTTTCCTGTCCGCGCAAGGGGTCACGCTCAACCACGACCAGGAAACGTCGCTGCAGGACTACATGAAGGCCGGCGGCGGGTTCCTCGGCCTGTCCGACGCGGCCCGCGCGCAGGACGGCTCGCAGTGGTTCTCCGGGCTGATCGGCGCGCGCCCGGCCGGTTCGCGGCCCACGGTGACGGTCACCGCGAGCGGGGAGAACCCGCCGGGCGAGGGCAAGGAGAACCTGACCGACAGCAACCCCGACACCAAGTGGCTGGCGTTCACCCCGACCGGCTGGGTCGCCTACCAGCTCACCGCCCCGGCCGCGGTGAGCAGCTACGACCTGGTGTCGGCCAACGACTACGCGGGCCGCGACCCGAAGAACTGGACCTTGCAGGGCTCCAATGACGGGAAGACCTGGACCGATCTGGACACCCGGACGAACGAGACGTTCGCCGAGCGGCTCCAGAGCCGCACGTTCACCTTCACCAACACCACGGCGTACTCGAACTACCGGCTGAACATCACCGCGAACGGCGGCGAGCCGCTCGTCCAGCTGGCCGACTTCAAGCTGGCCACCGACCCGTCGACCCCGCCGCCCCCGGACCCCGCTCCGGCGAAGGCGACCGTCGACGTGCTCGACAAGCTGAACCCGGCGACCGCTGACCTGCCGCAGAAGTGGGAGCGCACCGACCGGTGGCCCAACTGGGAGGTCAACCCGGTGGGCACCGTGCACACGGTGGCGCAGGTCGAGGAGGCCGGCTACACCCCGGGCGCGGGCGCGAACGGCCCGTTCCACCCGATCTCCTGGTGCCGTGACTACGACGGCGGCCGCTCCTTCTACACCGGCATGGGCCGGACCGAGGCCAGTTACGGCGAGGCCGAGTTCCGGGCTCACCTGCTCGGCGCGCTGAAGTGGACCACGGGCATGGTCCGCGGCGACTGCAAGGCCGGCATCGCGGCGAACTACAAGGTCGAGCGCCTGACCGCGAAGAACCAGCCCGGCCAGCTCGACCAGATCGGCGAGCCGCACGGGCTCACCATCGCGCCCGACGGCAAGGTCTTCTACATCGGCCGCGCCGCCTGCCCGACCGGCCCGGTGGTCAGCTGGGACGACCCGAACGTCGGCCTCGGCTGCGGCACGATCCACCAGTGGGACCCGGTCACCAAGAAGCCGAAGCTGCTCACCACGCTGGCGGTGATGGGCAACCGCGGCGGTGGCGACGAGCTGGTCAAGAACGAGGAAGGCCTGCTCGGCCTCAGCCTGGACCCGAAGTTCAGCGAGAACGGCTGGATGTACGCGTACTGGATGCCGCACGACTCGATCGACCGGGTCAAGCAGGTCGGCAAGCGCACCGTCTCGCGGTTCACGTACGACCTGAAGAACCAGACACTGGACCAGGCCACCCGCAAGGACCTGCTGTCGTGGGAGGTCCAGATCCACAGCTGCTGCCACGCCGGCGGCGGCATGGACTTCGACAAGGACGGCAACCTGTACATCGGCTCCGGCGACAACAACTCGTCGCAGGGCTCCAACGGCTACTCGGGCAACAACTGGACCCAGGAGTACCAGGGCCTGTCGTTCCAGGACGCGCGCCGCACCGCGGGCAACACCAACAACCTGGGCGGCAAGATCCTGCGGATCCACCCGGAGGCCGACGGCACGTACACGATCCCGGCGGGCAACCTGTTCCCGGTGGGCCAGTACCCGGCCGACAAGACGCGCCCGGAGATCTACGTGATGGGCGTGCGCAACATTTCCCGGCTGCACATCGACAAGAAGACGAACCAGCTGTACGCGGCGTGGGTCGGCCCGGACGCGTCGTCCCCGAGCCCGGAGCTCGGCCCGGCCAAGTACGAGACCGCCACGATCATCACCGAGGCGGGCAACCAGGGCTGGCCGTACTGCATGGGCAACAAGCAGCCCTACCGCGACCGCAGCAGCACCAACGCCGCGGAGCTGACCGGCTGGTACGACTGCGACAACCCGGTCAACACCTCGCCGCGCAACACCGGGCTGGTGAACCTGCCGCCGGTGAAGAAGAACATGATCTGGTACTCGCCGGACGGCGGCGGGCCGGTGTTCCCCAACCGGCCGAACAGCGCCATCCCGACGTACAACGCGGCGGACGCGACCTACACCCAGCCGTACCTCAAGGGCGGCGGCCAGGCCGTGATGGACGGGCCGACGTATCACCGCGACCTGGTCAACACCACCAGCGGCTCGGCGTGGCCGGCGTACTGGAACGACAAGTGGTTCATCGGCGACGAGAGCAACGGGGCGAACCGGATCGCGGTCACCGTCGACCCGAACGGGATCCCCAAGCAGGATCCGCCGCTGTTCGCCGAGACGCTGCGGCAGATCCTCCCGTCCGGTGGCGGCGACCAGAAGCTGCAGAGCTGGATGGACGCCAAGTTCGGCCCGGACGGCGCGCTGTACATGCTGGACTACGGCAGCGGCTTCTTCACCCTGGACAACAACCAGAAGCTGCTGAAGATCAGCTACATCGGCGGTGACGCCACGCCAGCCGTGGCCGCCTCGTCGACGATGGTGCAGAACAAACCGCTCACCACCGCGTTCACCGGCTCGAAGTCCGGCGGCGTCTCGTACAAGTGGGAGTTCGGCGACGGCGCGGTGTCCACTCAGGCCAACCCGCGGCACACCTATCCGGCCACCGGCCTGTTCACCGCCAAGCTGACCACGACGTACGCCAACGGTGAAACGGCGACCACGAAAACCCCGGTGAACGTCGGCTGTTTCATCGCTGATCCGAGCCCGACGGTGACGATCGGCGACACGGACACGGCGGTCCCCAACCGCAACGCGGGCGGTGGCTGCACGGCCGACGACCTGATCGACGACGAAAGCACGTGGACCAGTCACGCCGGATTCGTGAACCACGTGCAGCAGGCCGTCGACGCGCTGGCGGACCGGGGGGTGGTGAACGATGCCGAGGCGGACAAGCTGAAGGCGGTGGCCGCCGCCTCGCCGATCGGCAACAAGGGCGTCACCGGGTACGACGCGATTTACGACGGCACGGCCGAATCGTTCCGGAACTGGTCACAGGCCCCTTCGGGTGAGTTCACTATTCAGCCGGACGGCTCGCTCAAGCCCTCCGGCGGGCTGGGCATGCTGTGGTACTCGGCCAAGCAGTACGGGAACTTCTCGGTGAAGCTCCAGTTCAAGGACGTCGCGCCCACGGGCAGCGCGAACAGCGGCGTCTTCGTCCGGTTCCCGGATCCGCGGACGCCACTGGAGCAACGCCCGCCCGGCAGCTGCGGCACGGTCGGCTCGGCCCGGACCTCGCAGGCCTGGGTGGCGATCTACTGTGGACACGAGATCCAGATCTACGACGGGGCCACCGGCGAGCCGCAGAAGACCGGGTCGGTGTACAACTTCGACCCGCAGACGCTCGACCACGCCGGCGTGACCCCGAAGGGCACCTGGAGCGAGTACGAGGTCAAGGTGGTCGGGCAGCACTACACGATCATCCGCAACGGCGCGGTGATCAACGAGTTCGACAACACCCCCGGCCAGGTCTCCTCCCGGCAGGGCGATCCGCCGACGGACCTTCGCCAGTTCGTCAACGGGTTCATCGGCCTGCAGAACCACAGTGACAACGACCTGATGGAGTTCCGCAACATCCGGGTACGGCAGCTGTAA
- a CDS encoding OmpL47-type beta-barrel domain-containing protein — MSPRKLVVTVLVAALALLGLAWPSSAVPVRAAPVQTLTWTAGNSTDHYLSAPATAVAGETLVLFKNTEALGSTMTHTLTFDTTTPGYNHDVDLNITANPYDDQNGEHQATITLTPGKYRFHCVVQGHEKMVGELVVTGEPPVDTTPPTVVANVTGNKDTAGNYVGSATVNLTATDTQSEVDKIEYQLDGGAWTTYTAPVVVNAVGPHMVHYKATDTAGNASAEAMASFAVVEPKPGDTTPPTVTASVAGTKDTAGNYLDTATVTLTAADNDGGSGIDKVEYKLDEGAWTAYAAPVPVTAPGMHMFHFRASDKAGNSSTEGMEHFTVVSSDTTAPTVTASVAGTKDPDGNYVGKATVTLAATDAGSGVAKVEYKLDGGDWLAYTEPVAITAVGAHTVAYRATDKAGNVSADGTSAFTIVAGGDTVSPATSIVVSGNLDADWRYIENATVTLTAEDNAGGSGVDKIEYKLDDGVWTTYTEPVKVTGIGSHSVWYRASDKAGNVSAEKGGAFLIAAAPPGPDLCPNSDVRDTVILGAADSQVENRDVGTGCTINDTIDDESEYASNSQFVAYVRAVAQELVDNGVLSPQERDAIITAAFDSGIGGAAEFVKPQPKNPGLTKLEKNSARYL, encoded by the coding sequence ATGTCCCCAAGAAAACTCGTGGTGACCGTGCTGGTCGCGGCGCTCGCCCTGCTCGGGCTGGCCTGGCCGTCCTCGGCGGTGCCCGTGCGCGCCGCCCCGGTCCAGACCCTGACCTGGACGGCGGGCAACAGCACCGACCACTACCTCAGCGCGCCGGCCACCGCCGTGGCCGGGGAGACGCTGGTCCTGTTCAAGAACACCGAAGCCCTCGGCTCGACGATGACGCACACCCTGACGTTCGACACCACGACCCCGGGCTACAACCACGACGTCGACCTGAACATCACCGCCAACCCGTACGACGACCAGAACGGCGAGCACCAGGCGACCATCACGCTCACGCCCGGCAAGTACCGGTTCCACTGTGTGGTGCAGGGCCACGAGAAGATGGTCGGCGAGCTGGTCGTCACCGGTGAGCCGCCGGTCGACACCACGCCGCCGACGGTGGTCGCGAACGTCACCGGGAACAAGGACACGGCGGGCAACTACGTCGGCTCCGCCACGGTGAACCTGACCGCGACGGACACCCAGTCCGAAGTGGACAAGATCGAGTACCAGCTGGACGGCGGCGCGTGGACGACGTACACCGCGCCCGTGGTGGTCAATGCGGTCGGCCCGCACATGGTCCACTACAAGGCGACGGACACGGCCGGGAACGCGTCGGCGGAAGCGATGGCGTCGTTCGCCGTCGTCGAGCCCAAACCGGGTGACACCACGCCGCCGACGGTGACGGCTTCGGTCGCAGGCACCAAGGACACGGCCGGCAATTACCTCGACACCGCCACGGTGACGCTGACCGCGGCCGACAACGACGGCGGTTCCGGCATCGACAAGGTCGAGTACAAACTCGACGAAGGCGCCTGGACTGCTTACGCGGCACCGGTTCCGGTGACCGCGCCGGGCATGCACATGTTCCACTTCCGCGCTTCGGACAAGGCAGGAAATTCCTCGACGGAGGGCATGGAGCACTTCACGGTGGTCAGCAGTGACACCACTGCGCCAACGGTGACCGCGTCTGTCGCGGGCACCAAGGACCCGGACGGCAACTACGTCGGCAAGGCGACCGTGACCCTGGCGGCCACCGACGCCGGGTCCGGGGTGGCCAAGGTCGAGTACAAACTGGACGGTGGGGATTGGCTGGCGTACACCGAACCCGTCGCGATCACCGCGGTCGGCGCGCACACCGTGGCCTACCGGGCGACGGACAAGGCGGGCAACGTCTCGGCCGACGGCACCTCGGCGTTCACGATCGTCGCGGGCGGCGACACCGTTTCGCCGGCAACGTCCATTGTGGTCAGCGGCAATCTTGACGCCGACTGGCGGTACATCGAAAACGCGACCGTGACGTTGACCGCGGAGGACAACGCCGGCGGGTCCGGTGTGGACAAGATCGAGTACAAACTCGACGACGGCGTCTGGACGACCTACACCGAGCCGGTGAAGGTGACCGGAATCGGCTCGCATTCGGTGTGGTACCGGGCATCCGACAAGGCGGGCAACGTCTCGGCGGAGAAGGGCGGGGCGTTCCTCATCGCCGCCGCCCCGCCGGGCCCGGACCTGTGCCCGAACTCGGACGTCCGCGACACCGTGATCCTCGGCGCGGCCGACAGCCAGGTCGAAAACCGTGACGTCGGCACCGGCTGCACGATCAACGACACCATCGACGACGAGTCGGAATACGCGTCGAACAGCCAGTTCGTCGCTTATGTCCGGGCCGTGGCCCAGGAACTGGTCGACAACGGCGTGCTCTCGCCCCAGGAGCGGGACGCGATCATCACCGCCGCGTTCGACTCCGGAATCGGCGGGGCCGCGGAGTTCGTCAAGCCACAGCCGAAGAACCCGGGTCTGACGAAGCTGGAGAAGAACTCGGCCCGTTACCTCTGA